In Solanum pennellii chromosome 7, SPENNV200, the following are encoded in one genomic region:
- the LOC107026133 gene encoding nuclear pore complex protein NUP1 isoform X6 — MKIQQQHKMLEMTTNVLQVSTEGNKDDSSMGKLNEIPEAEKLEEEKPKNSTSIEVKEEDPSMAKSKGISEAEKLEEEKPKNSSDSVEISRIEQLMQGKSFSRDEITRLTKILNSKIIDEQEKIASITAEGDIGRLHLAHETPRRPNDRNQDETGFAMPGTSTPLPQTNVRDEVGASPIDIARAYMGSRRLSKGNDSYGFVSKVEQAPQNRFHPPPSPKSSTCWPAAMVQDQHGHFTPLNQRGCGLVEFPRTPYSRTLLPKSRDRQTQSQVGSRWLDPSVKPFQQSQSSIYSQEKTRTDLPLPSYGSVGPIRRIRNKFGSESRPRKSIFLNSPNASSPLEKVGASKLFLPAAAGKNLEVGQTSGLEKYQSVDHRVGRSEEPMPLISSSNDAVRKILEQLDRHKPTPAEKAAELKLASKWKKYPGKEISDSTPNDKMKSSHLGDFGIRMNNGLAAAQSSKEGDNGTVNRVEIPQEQTTRETDTGTGASVKAASIANVLGTTAKANTVPPFTSKAADSQVKSFFSGSHNPSLRKDSIHTDDGQKDKGATPQWPSFRNQSNGQNAATLSNSTGFQLPRNAPGQASGAKPNLPSIFVNKPNPRNATFPDNGFGFSFPVPASSGALSEPPTPSMPSPAAGVLSQPVDASTSPVYAFGTGKSAERLVFSFPSTSNASVPADASDLKFSFGTDRKSRLSFGAIGKATC, encoded by the exons ATGAAGATCCAGCAACAACACAAGATGTTGGAGATGACAACAAATGTACTTCAAGT ATCTACTGAAGGAAACAAAGATGATTCAAGCATGGGGAAATTAAATGAGATCCCCGAAGCAGAGAAGCTGGAAGAAGAGAAACCAAAGAATTCTACTTCTATTGAAGTAAAGGAAGAGGATCCAAGTATGGCGAAATCGAAGGGGATCTCCGAAGCAGAGAAGCTGGAAGAAGAGAAACCAAAGAATTCCTCTGATAGTGTTGAAATTTCGAGAATTGAGCAGCTCATGCAGGGGAAATCATTTTCAAG GGATGAAATAACGCGTTTGACAAAGATATTAAACTCAAAGATTATCGATGAACAAGAAAAGATAGCTAGCATAACAGCTGAAGGAGACATTGGAAGGTTACATTTAGCACATGAGACACCTAGAAGACCAAATGACAGGAATCAGGATGAAACAGGCTTTGCTATGCCTGGAACTTCAACACCTCTTCCCCAAACGAAT GTACGAGATGAAGTTGGCGCATCCCCCATTGATATTGCAAGAGCTTACATGGGAAGCCGTAGGTTAAGTAAGGGAAATGATTCTTATGGTTTTGTATCCAAGGTGGAGCAAGCTCCCCAAAATAGGTTTCATCCACCACCTTCACCAAAGTCATCGACTTGTTGGCCTGCTGCCATGGTGCAAGATCAGCATGGTCATTTTACTCCACTGAATCAGAGAGGATGTGGGCTTGTTGAGTTCCCGAGGACCCCATACTCTAGAACATTATTGCCGAAATCCAGAGATAGG CAGACGCAGTCGCAAGTTGGTAGCAGGTGGCTAGATCCCTCAGTGAAACCCTTCCAACAATCTCAATCATCAATCTACAGCCAG GAGAAGACTAGGACGGATTTACCTCTTCCAAGCTATGGATCTGTGGGACCGATTCGGCGCATACGGAATAAATTTGGCTCAGAATCTCGCCCCAGGAAATCCATTTTCCTGAATTCTCCAAATGCTTCTTCACCTTTAGAAAAAGTTGGTGCTTCCAAATTGTTCTTGCCTGCTGCTGCCGGAAAGAATTTGGAAGTTGGTCAAACTAGTGGTCTAGAGAAGTACCAGTCAGTGGACCATAGGGTAGGCAGGTCTGAAGAACCTATGCCACTCATAAGTTCTTCAAATGATGctgtaagaaaaatattagagCAACTTGATAGACACAAACCCACACCTGCAGAAAAGGCAGCTGAATTGAAGCTGGCAAGCAAATGGAAGAAATATCCCGGCAAAGAAATCTCTGATTCCACtccaaatgataaaatgaaatcaTCACATTTAGGAGACTTTGGAATACGTATGAACAATGGTCTGGCAGCTGCCCAATCGTCCAAGGAAGGAGATAATGGAACAGTCAATCGTGTGGAAATACCTCAAGAGCAAACTACCCGTGAAACTGACACTGGTACGGGTGCTAGTGTTAAAGCTGCTAGTATAGCTAATGTGTTAGGTACAACGGCTAAAGCCAATACTGTCCCGCCCTTCACTTCTAAGGCAGCTGATTCCCAAGTCAAAAGTTTCTTTTCTGGTTCTCACAATCCAAGTTTGCGCAAG GACTCGATACACACTGATGATGGACAGAAAGATAAAGGTGCTACCCCACAGTGGCCTTCTTTCCGTAATCAAAGCAATGGGCAGAATGCTGCAACGTTATCCAACTCCACGGGTTTCCAGCTACCAAGAAATGCTCCTGGACAAGCCTCTGGTGCAAAACCTAACTTGCCATCCATTTTTGTGAATAAGCCCAATCCTAGAAATGCGACTTTCCCAGACAATGGGTTTGGATTCAGTTTCCCAGTCCCTGCGTCATCTGGAGCACTCTCAGAACCACCAACACCATCCATGCCATCTCCCGCAGCCGGTGTCCTCTCTCAGCCAGTGGATGCATCCACTTCTCCAGTGTACGCCTTCGGCACTGGTAAATCAGCTGAACGACTAGTCTTCTCTTTTCCCTCTACGAGCAATGCATCTGTTCCCGCGGATGCTTCAGATCTCAAGTTTAGCTTTGGAACAGACAGGAAATCAAGACTGTCTTTTGGTGCAATAGGAAAAGCAACATGCTAG
- the LOC107026133 gene encoding nuclear pore complex protein NUP1 isoform X5 encodes MPLGRLDNEDPATTQDVGDDNKCTSSYVISRSTEGNKDDSSMGKLNEIPEAEKLEEEKPKNSTSIEVKEEDPSMAKSKGISEAEKLEEEKPKNSSDSVEISRIEQLMQGKSFSRDEITRLTKILNSKIIDEQEKIASITAEGDIGRLHLAHETPRRPNDRNQDETGFAMPGTSTPLPQTNVRDEVGASPIDIARAYMGSRRLSKGNDSYGFVSKVEQAPQNRFHPPPSPKSSTCWPAAMVQDQHGHFTPLNQRGCGLVEFPRTPYSRTLLPKSRDRQTQSQVGSRWLDPSVKPFQQSQSSIYSQEKTRTDLPLPSYGSVGPIRRIRNKFGSESRPRKSIFLNSPNASSPLEKVGASKLFLPAAAGKNLEVGQTSGLEKYQSVDHRVGRSEEPMPLISSSNDAVRKILEQLDRHKPTPAEKAAELKLASKWKKYPGKEISDSTPNDKMKSSHLGDFGIRMNNGLAAAQSSKEGDNGTVNRVEIPQEQTTRETDTGTGASVKAASIANVLGTTAKANTVPPFTSKAADSQVKSFFSGSHNPSLRKDSIHTDDGQKDKGATPQWPSFRNQSNGQNAATLSNSTGFQLPRNAPGQASGAKPNLPSIFVNKPNPRNATFPDNGFGFSFPVPASSGALSEPPTPSMPSPAAGVLSQPVDASTSPVYAFGTGKSAERLVFSFPSTSNASVPADASDLKFSFGTDRKSRLSFGAIGKATC; translated from the exons ATGCCGCTTGGAAGATTGG ATAATGAAGATCCAGCAACAACACAAGATGTTGGAGATGACAACAAATGTACTTCAAGT TATGTGATATCCAGATCTACTGAAGGAAACAAAGATGATTCAAGCATGGGGAAATTAAATGAGATCCCCGAAGCAGAGAAGCTGGAAGAAGAGAAACCAAAGAATTCTACTTCTATTGAAGTAAAGGAAGAGGATCCAAGTATGGCGAAATCGAAGGGGATCTCCGAAGCAGAGAAGCTGGAAGAAGAGAAACCAAAGAATTCCTCTGATAGTGTTGAAATTTCGAGAATTGAGCAGCTCATGCAGGGGAAATCATTTTCAAG GGATGAAATAACGCGTTTGACAAAGATATTAAACTCAAAGATTATCGATGAACAAGAAAAGATAGCTAGCATAACAGCTGAAGGAGACATTGGAAGGTTACATTTAGCACATGAGACACCTAGAAGACCAAATGACAGGAATCAGGATGAAACAGGCTTTGCTATGCCTGGAACTTCAACACCTCTTCCCCAAACGAAT GTACGAGATGAAGTTGGCGCATCCCCCATTGATATTGCAAGAGCTTACATGGGAAGCCGTAGGTTAAGTAAGGGAAATGATTCTTATGGTTTTGTATCCAAGGTGGAGCAAGCTCCCCAAAATAGGTTTCATCCACCACCTTCACCAAAGTCATCGACTTGTTGGCCTGCTGCCATGGTGCAAGATCAGCATGGTCATTTTACTCCACTGAATCAGAGAGGATGTGGGCTTGTTGAGTTCCCGAGGACCCCATACTCTAGAACATTATTGCCGAAATCCAGAGATAGG CAGACGCAGTCGCAAGTTGGTAGCAGGTGGCTAGATCCCTCAGTGAAACCCTTCCAACAATCTCAATCATCAATCTACAGCCAG GAGAAGACTAGGACGGATTTACCTCTTCCAAGCTATGGATCTGTGGGACCGATTCGGCGCATACGGAATAAATTTGGCTCAGAATCTCGCCCCAGGAAATCCATTTTCCTGAATTCTCCAAATGCTTCTTCACCTTTAGAAAAAGTTGGTGCTTCCAAATTGTTCTTGCCTGCTGCTGCCGGAAAGAATTTGGAAGTTGGTCAAACTAGTGGTCTAGAGAAGTACCAGTCAGTGGACCATAGGGTAGGCAGGTCTGAAGAACCTATGCCACTCATAAGTTCTTCAAATGATGctgtaagaaaaatattagagCAACTTGATAGACACAAACCCACACCTGCAGAAAAGGCAGCTGAATTGAAGCTGGCAAGCAAATGGAAGAAATATCCCGGCAAAGAAATCTCTGATTCCACtccaaatgataaaatgaaatcaTCACATTTAGGAGACTTTGGAATACGTATGAACAATGGTCTGGCAGCTGCCCAATCGTCCAAGGAAGGAGATAATGGAACAGTCAATCGTGTGGAAATACCTCAAGAGCAAACTACCCGTGAAACTGACACTGGTACGGGTGCTAGTGTTAAAGCTGCTAGTATAGCTAATGTGTTAGGTACAACGGCTAAAGCCAATACTGTCCCGCCCTTCACTTCTAAGGCAGCTGATTCCCAAGTCAAAAGTTTCTTTTCTGGTTCTCACAATCCAAGTTTGCGCAAG GACTCGATACACACTGATGATGGACAGAAAGATAAAGGTGCTACCCCACAGTGGCCTTCTTTCCGTAATCAAAGCAATGGGCAGAATGCTGCAACGTTATCCAACTCCACGGGTTTCCAGCTACCAAGAAATGCTCCTGGACAAGCCTCTGGTGCAAAACCTAACTTGCCATCCATTTTTGTGAATAAGCCCAATCCTAGAAATGCGACTTTCCCAGACAATGGGTTTGGATTCAGTTTCCCAGTCCCTGCGTCATCTGGAGCACTCTCAGAACCACCAACACCATCCATGCCATCTCCCGCAGCCGGTGTCCTCTCTCAGCCAGTGGATGCATCCACTTCTCCAGTGTACGCCTTCGGCACTGGTAAATCAGCTGAACGACTAGTCTTCTCTTTTCCCTCTACGAGCAATGCATCTGTTCCCGCGGATGCTTCAGATCTCAAGTTTAGCTTTGGAACAGACAGGAAATCAAGACTGTCTTTTGGTGCAATAGGAAAAGCAACATGCTAG
- the LOC107026133 gene encoding nuclear pore complex protein NUP1 isoform X1 codes for MEFNTTPTRYGGRDGERGAGGKFKKPSSRKPPATPYDRPPLNQSGRSSWLSKLVDPAYRIISGSANRILPSFISNAIAGNPPPLEQIDGELGWHCSQRKKGAEELRDSGGFIMSPRLDPVVRHRRNNLKVLDNEDPATTQDVGDDNKCTSSYVISRSTEGNKDDSSMGKLNEIPEAEKLEEEKPKNSTSIEVKEEDPSMAKSKGISEAEKLEEEKPKNSSDSVEISRIEQLMQGKSFSRDEITRLTKILNSKIIDEQEKIASITAEGDIGRLHLAHETPRRPNDRNQDETGFAMPGTSTPLPQTNVRDEVGASPIDIARAYMGSRRLSKGNDSYGFVSKVEQAPQNRFHPPPSPKSSTCWPAAMVQDQHGHFTPLNQRGCGLVEFPRTPYSRTLLPKSRDRQTQSQVGSRWLDPSVKPFQQSQSSIYSQEKTRTDLPLPSYGSVGPIRRIRNKFGSESRPRKSIFLNSPNASSPLEKVGASKLFLPAAAGKNLEVGQTSGLEKYQSVDHRVGRSEEPMPLISSSNDAVRKILEQLDRHKPTPAEKAAELKLASKWKKYPGKEISDSTPNDKMKSSHLGDFGIRMNNGLAAAQSSKEGDNGTVNRVEIPQEQTTRETDTGTGASVKAASIANVLGTTAKANTVPPFTSKAADSQVKSFFSGSHNPSLRKDSIHTDDGQKDKGATPQWPSFRNQSNGQNAATLSNSTGFQLPRNAPGQASGAKPNLPSIFVNKPNPRNATFPDNGFGFSFPVPASSGALSEPPTPSMPSPAAGVLSQPVDASTSPVYAFGTGKSAERLVFSFPSTSNASVPADASDLKFSFGTDRKSRLSFGAIGKATC; via the exons ATGGAGTTCAATACGACGCCGACACGTTACGGTGGCAGAGACGGCGAGAGAGGCGCCGGCGGGAAGTTTAAGAAACCGTCGTCGAGGAAACCTCCGGCGACTCCTTACGACCGTCCACCACTGAACCAGTCTGGTCGGAGTAGCTGGTTATCGAAACTGGTTGATCCGGCTTACCGTATTATCTCCGGTAGCGCCAACAGAATCCTCCCATCGTTTATATCGAATGCAATTGCTGGGAATCCTCCTCCGCTTGAACAAATTGACGGTGAATTAG GCTGGCACTGTTCCCAAAGGAAAAAAGGTGCTGAGGAGCTAAGGGACTCTGGTGGATTCATAATGTCTCCAAGGTTGGACCCAGTGGTCAGGCACAGGAGAAACAACTTGAAGGTCTTAG ATAATGAAGATCCAGCAACAACACAAGATGTTGGAGATGACAACAAATGTACTTCAAGT TATGTGATATCCAGATCTACTGAAGGAAACAAAGATGATTCAAGCATGGGGAAATTAAATGAGATCCCCGAAGCAGAGAAGCTGGAAGAAGAGAAACCAAAGAATTCTACTTCTATTGAAGTAAAGGAAGAGGATCCAAGTATGGCGAAATCGAAGGGGATCTCCGAAGCAGAGAAGCTGGAAGAAGAGAAACCAAAGAATTCCTCTGATAGTGTTGAAATTTCGAGAATTGAGCAGCTCATGCAGGGGAAATCATTTTCAAG GGATGAAATAACGCGTTTGACAAAGATATTAAACTCAAAGATTATCGATGAACAAGAAAAGATAGCTAGCATAACAGCTGAAGGAGACATTGGAAGGTTACATTTAGCACATGAGACACCTAGAAGACCAAATGACAGGAATCAGGATGAAACAGGCTTTGCTATGCCTGGAACTTCAACACCTCTTCCCCAAACGAAT GTACGAGATGAAGTTGGCGCATCCCCCATTGATATTGCAAGAGCTTACATGGGAAGCCGTAGGTTAAGTAAGGGAAATGATTCTTATGGTTTTGTATCCAAGGTGGAGCAAGCTCCCCAAAATAGGTTTCATCCACCACCTTCACCAAAGTCATCGACTTGTTGGCCTGCTGCCATGGTGCAAGATCAGCATGGTCATTTTACTCCACTGAATCAGAGAGGATGTGGGCTTGTTGAGTTCCCGAGGACCCCATACTCTAGAACATTATTGCCGAAATCCAGAGATAGG CAGACGCAGTCGCAAGTTGGTAGCAGGTGGCTAGATCCCTCAGTGAAACCCTTCCAACAATCTCAATCATCAATCTACAGCCAG GAGAAGACTAGGACGGATTTACCTCTTCCAAGCTATGGATCTGTGGGACCGATTCGGCGCATACGGAATAAATTTGGCTCAGAATCTCGCCCCAGGAAATCCATTTTCCTGAATTCTCCAAATGCTTCTTCACCTTTAGAAAAAGTTGGTGCTTCCAAATTGTTCTTGCCTGCTGCTGCCGGAAAGAATTTGGAAGTTGGTCAAACTAGTGGTCTAGAGAAGTACCAGTCAGTGGACCATAGGGTAGGCAGGTCTGAAGAACCTATGCCACTCATAAGTTCTTCAAATGATGctgtaagaaaaatattagagCAACTTGATAGACACAAACCCACACCTGCAGAAAAGGCAGCTGAATTGAAGCTGGCAAGCAAATGGAAGAAATATCCCGGCAAAGAAATCTCTGATTCCACtccaaatgataaaatgaaatcaTCACATTTAGGAGACTTTGGAATACGTATGAACAATGGTCTGGCAGCTGCCCAATCGTCCAAGGAAGGAGATAATGGAACAGTCAATCGTGTGGAAATACCTCAAGAGCAAACTACCCGTGAAACTGACACTGGTACGGGTGCTAGTGTTAAAGCTGCTAGTATAGCTAATGTGTTAGGTACAACGGCTAAAGCCAATACTGTCCCGCCCTTCACTTCTAAGGCAGCTGATTCCCAAGTCAAAAGTTTCTTTTCTGGTTCTCACAATCCAAGTTTGCGCAAG GACTCGATACACACTGATGATGGACAGAAAGATAAAGGTGCTACCCCACAGTGGCCTTCTTTCCGTAATCAAAGCAATGGGCAGAATGCTGCAACGTTATCCAACTCCACGGGTTTCCAGCTACCAAGAAATGCTCCTGGACAAGCCTCTGGTGCAAAACCTAACTTGCCATCCATTTTTGTGAATAAGCCCAATCCTAGAAATGCGACTTTCCCAGACAATGGGTTTGGATTCAGTTTCCCAGTCCCTGCGTCATCTGGAGCACTCTCAGAACCACCAACACCATCCATGCCATCTCCCGCAGCCGGTGTCCTCTCTCAGCCAGTGGATGCATCCACTTCTCCAGTGTACGCCTTCGGCACTGGTAAATCAGCTGAACGACTAGTCTTCTCTTTTCCCTCTACGAGCAATGCATCTGTTCCCGCGGATGCTTCAGATCTCAAGTTTAGCTTTGGAACAGACAGGAAATCAAGACTGTCTTTTGGTGCAATAGGAAAAGCAACATGCTAG
- the LOC107026133 gene encoding nuclear pore complex protein NUP1 isoform X2, whose product MEFNTTPTRYGGRDGERGAGGKFKKPSSRKPPATPYDRPPLNQSGRSSWLSKLVDPAYRIISGSANRILPSFISNAIAGNPPPLEQIDGELGWHCSQRKKGAEELRDSGGFIMSPRLDPVVRHRRNNLKVLDNEDPATTQDVGDDNKCTSSYVISRSTEGNKDDSSMGKLNEIPEAEKLEEEKPKNSTSIEVKEEDPSMAKSKGISEAEKLEEEKPKNSSDSVEISRIEQLMQGKSFSRDEITRLTKILNSKIIDEQEKIASITAEGDIGRLHLAHETPRRPNDRNQDETGFAMPGTSTPLPQTNVRDEVGASPIDIARAYMGSRRLSKGNDSYGFVSKVEQAPQNRFHPPPSPKSSTCWPAAMVQDQHGHFTPLNQRGCGLVEFPRTPYSRTLLPKSRDRTQSQVGSRWLDPSVKPFQQSQSSIYSQEKTRTDLPLPSYGSVGPIRRIRNKFGSESRPRKSIFLNSPNASSPLEKVGASKLFLPAAAGKNLEVGQTSGLEKYQSVDHRVGRSEEPMPLISSSNDAVRKILEQLDRHKPTPAEKAAELKLASKWKKYPGKEISDSTPNDKMKSSHLGDFGIRMNNGLAAAQSSKEGDNGTVNRVEIPQEQTTRETDTGTGASVKAASIANVLGTTAKANTVPPFTSKAADSQVKSFFSGSHNPSLRKDSIHTDDGQKDKGATPQWPSFRNQSNGQNAATLSNSTGFQLPRNAPGQASGAKPNLPSIFVNKPNPRNATFPDNGFGFSFPVPASSGALSEPPTPSMPSPAAGVLSQPVDASTSPVYAFGTGKSAERLVFSFPSTSNASVPADASDLKFSFGTDRKSRLSFGAIGKATC is encoded by the exons ATGGAGTTCAATACGACGCCGACACGTTACGGTGGCAGAGACGGCGAGAGAGGCGCCGGCGGGAAGTTTAAGAAACCGTCGTCGAGGAAACCTCCGGCGACTCCTTACGACCGTCCACCACTGAACCAGTCTGGTCGGAGTAGCTGGTTATCGAAACTGGTTGATCCGGCTTACCGTATTATCTCCGGTAGCGCCAACAGAATCCTCCCATCGTTTATATCGAATGCAATTGCTGGGAATCCTCCTCCGCTTGAACAAATTGACGGTGAATTAG GCTGGCACTGTTCCCAAAGGAAAAAAGGTGCTGAGGAGCTAAGGGACTCTGGTGGATTCATAATGTCTCCAAGGTTGGACCCAGTGGTCAGGCACAGGAGAAACAACTTGAAGGTCTTAG ATAATGAAGATCCAGCAACAACACAAGATGTTGGAGATGACAACAAATGTACTTCAAGT TATGTGATATCCAGATCTACTGAAGGAAACAAAGATGATTCAAGCATGGGGAAATTAAATGAGATCCCCGAAGCAGAGAAGCTGGAAGAAGAGAAACCAAAGAATTCTACTTCTATTGAAGTAAAGGAAGAGGATCCAAGTATGGCGAAATCGAAGGGGATCTCCGAAGCAGAGAAGCTGGAAGAAGAGAAACCAAAGAATTCCTCTGATAGTGTTGAAATTTCGAGAATTGAGCAGCTCATGCAGGGGAAATCATTTTCAAG GGATGAAATAACGCGTTTGACAAAGATATTAAACTCAAAGATTATCGATGAACAAGAAAAGATAGCTAGCATAACAGCTGAAGGAGACATTGGAAGGTTACATTTAGCACATGAGACACCTAGAAGACCAAATGACAGGAATCAGGATGAAACAGGCTTTGCTATGCCTGGAACTTCAACACCTCTTCCCCAAACGAAT GTACGAGATGAAGTTGGCGCATCCCCCATTGATATTGCAAGAGCTTACATGGGAAGCCGTAGGTTAAGTAAGGGAAATGATTCTTATGGTTTTGTATCCAAGGTGGAGCAAGCTCCCCAAAATAGGTTTCATCCACCACCTTCACCAAAGTCATCGACTTGTTGGCCTGCTGCCATGGTGCAAGATCAGCATGGTCATTTTACTCCACTGAATCAGAGAGGATGTGGGCTTGTTGAGTTCCCGAGGACCCCATACTCTAGAACATTATTGCCGAAATCCAGAGATAGG ACGCAGTCGCAAGTTGGTAGCAGGTGGCTAGATCCCTCAGTGAAACCCTTCCAACAATCTCAATCATCAATCTACAGCCAG GAGAAGACTAGGACGGATTTACCTCTTCCAAGCTATGGATCTGTGGGACCGATTCGGCGCATACGGAATAAATTTGGCTCAGAATCTCGCCCCAGGAAATCCATTTTCCTGAATTCTCCAAATGCTTCTTCACCTTTAGAAAAAGTTGGTGCTTCCAAATTGTTCTTGCCTGCTGCTGCCGGAAAGAATTTGGAAGTTGGTCAAACTAGTGGTCTAGAGAAGTACCAGTCAGTGGACCATAGGGTAGGCAGGTCTGAAGAACCTATGCCACTCATAAGTTCTTCAAATGATGctgtaagaaaaatattagagCAACTTGATAGACACAAACCCACACCTGCAGAAAAGGCAGCTGAATTGAAGCTGGCAAGCAAATGGAAGAAATATCCCGGCAAAGAAATCTCTGATTCCACtccaaatgataaaatgaaatcaTCACATTTAGGAGACTTTGGAATACGTATGAACAATGGTCTGGCAGCTGCCCAATCGTCCAAGGAAGGAGATAATGGAACAGTCAATCGTGTGGAAATACCTCAAGAGCAAACTACCCGTGAAACTGACACTGGTACGGGTGCTAGTGTTAAAGCTGCTAGTATAGCTAATGTGTTAGGTACAACGGCTAAAGCCAATACTGTCCCGCCCTTCACTTCTAAGGCAGCTGATTCCCAAGTCAAAAGTTTCTTTTCTGGTTCTCACAATCCAAGTTTGCGCAAG GACTCGATACACACTGATGATGGACAGAAAGATAAAGGTGCTACCCCACAGTGGCCTTCTTTCCGTAATCAAAGCAATGGGCAGAATGCTGCAACGTTATCCAACTCCACGGGTTTCCAGCTACCAAGAAATGCTCCTGGACAAGCCTCTGGTGCAAAACCTAACTTGCCATCCATTTTTGTGAATAAGCCCAATCCTAGAAATGCGACTTTCCCAGACAATGGGTTTGGATTCAGTTTCCCAGTCCCTGCGTCATCTGGAGCACTCTCAGAACCACCAACACCATCCATGCCATCTCCCGCAGCCGGTGTCCTCTCTCAGCCAGTGGATGCATCCACTTCTCCAGTGTACGCCTTCGGCACTGGTAAATCAGCTGAACGACTAGTCTTCTCTTTTCCCTCTACGAGCAATGCATCTGTTCCCGCGGATGCTTCAGATCTCAAGTTTAGCTTTGGAACAGACAGGAAATCAAGACTGTCTTTTGGTGCAATAGGAAAAGCAACATGCTAG